A DNA window from Bos javanicus breed banteng chromosome 10, ARS-OSU_banteng_1.0, whole genome shotgun sequence contains the following coding sequences:
- the TSSK4 gene encoding testis-specific serine/threonine-protein kinase 4 isoform X2, which translates to MGKGDMEAPPTSAYRSVMEEYGYEVGKVIGNGSYGTVYEAYYTKQKVMVAVKIISKKKASEDYLNKFLPREIQVMKVLRHKYLINFYQAIETTSRVYIILELAQGGDVLEWIQRYGACSEPLAGKWFSQLTLGIAYLHSKGIVHRDLKLENLLLDKRENVKISDFGFAKMVPSNQSVRNSPSYRQMNCFSHLSQTYCGSFAYACPEILLGLPYNPFLSDTWSMGVILYTLVVARLPFDDTNLKKLLKETQKEVTFPPNYAISQECKNLILQTLRQAPKRATILDIIKDPWVLKFQPEQPTHEIRLLEAMCQPPSTTNRHQSLEIST; encoded by the exons ATGGGGAAGGGAGACATGGAAGCACCACCCACCTCGGCCTACCGCTCTGTCATGGAGGAGTATGGTTACGAAGTGGGCAAAGTCATTGGCAATGGCTCCTACGGGACAGTGTATGAGGCTTACTACACAAAGCAGAAGGTCATGGTGGCCGTCAAGATCATCTCGAAGAAGAAGGCCTCTGAGGACTATCTTAACAAGTTCCTGCCCCGTGAGATACAG GTGATGAAGGTCCTGCGGCACAAGTATCTCATCAACTTCTATCAGGCCATCGAAACCACATCCCGGGTCTACATCATTCTGGAGCTGGCTCAGGGTGGTGACGTTCTTGAGTGGATCCAGCGCTACGGGGCCTGCTCTGAGCCCCTTGCTGGAAAGTGGTTCTCCCAGCTGACCCTGGGCATCGCCTACCTGCACAGCAAAGGCATCGTGCACCG GGACTTAAAGTTGGAGAACCTGCTGCTGGACAAGCGGGAGAACGTGAAGATATCGGACTTTGGCTTCGCCAAGATGGTGCCTTCCAACCAGTCTGTGCGGAATAGCCCTTCCTACCGCCAAATGAACTGCTTCAGCCACCTCAGCCAGACCTACTGTGGCAGCTTTGCTTATGCCTGCCCAGAGATCTTGCTAGGCTTGCCCTACAACCCCTTCCTGTCTGACACCTGGAGCATGGGCGTCATCCTCTACACTCTGGTGGTCGCCCGTCTACCCTTTGATGACACCAATCTCAAGAAGCTGCTGAAAGAAACTCAGAAGGAGGTCACTTTTCCACCTAACTATGCCATCTCCCAGGAGTGCAAG AACCTGATCCTCCAGACGCTACGCCAAGCCCCCAAGCGTGCCACCATCCTGGACATCATCAAGGATCCCTGGGTGCTGAAGTTCCAGCCTGAGCAACCCACCCATGAGATCAGGCTACTCGAGGCCATGTGCCAGCCCCCCAGCACCACTAATCGTCACCAGTCCTTGGAAATCAGTACCTGA
- the MDP1 gene encoding magnesium-dependent phosphatase 1 isoform X3, with protein sequence MARLPKLAVFDLDYTLWPFWVDTHVDPPFHKSRTGEVEGANQLLELFDLVRYFVHREIYPGSKVTHFERLQRKTGVPFSQMIFFDDEKRNIVDVSKLGTKWCYLHSCPAWNEPSNPNSRIRCIHKGPSWTLRSSHLRHRTERKSGGHFQVHL encoded by the exons ATGGCGCGACTCCCCAAACTCGCAGTCTTCGATCTAG ATTACACGCTCTGGCCGTTCTGGGTGGACACGCACGTAGACCCCCCGTTCCACAAGAGCAG GACAGGTGAGGTTGAAGGAGCCAACCAGCTGCTGGAGCTCTTTGACCTTGTCAGATACTTTGTTCATCGGGAAATCTATCCAGGCAGCAAAGTCACGCACTTTGAGAG GTTGCAGCGGAAGACTGGAGTTCCTTTCTCTCAGATGATCTTCTTTGATGATGAGAAGAGGAACATCGTAGATGTCAGCAAATTGGGTACTAAGTG gTGTTACCTGCATTCATGTCCAGCATGGAATGAGCCTTCAAACCCTAACTCAAGGATTAGATGCATTCACAAAGGCCCAAGCTGGACTCTGAGGTCCAGTCATTTGAGGCacagaactgaaaggaaatcaggaGGGCATTTTCAGGTGCATTTGTAA
- the TSSK4 gene encoding testis-specific serine/threonine-protein kinase 4 isoform X1, whose protein sequence is MGKGDMEAPPTSAYRSVMEEYGYEVGKVIGNGSYGTVYEAYYTKQKVMVAVKIISKKKASEDYLNKFLPREIQVMKVLRHKYLINFYQAIETTSRVYIILELAQGGDVLEWIQRYGACSEPLAGKWFSQLTLGIAYLHSKGIVHRLSAAGRDLKLENLLLDKRENVKISDFGFAKMVPSNQSVRNSPSYRQMNCFSHLSQTYCGSFAYACPEILLGLPYNPFLSDTWSMGVILYTLVVARLPFDDTNLKKLLKETQKEVTFPPNYAISQECKNLILQTLRQAPKRATILDIIKDPWVLKFQPEQPTHEIRLLEAMCQPPSTTNRHQSLEIST, encoded by the exons ATGGGGAAGGGAGACATGGAAGCACCACCCACCTCGGCCTACCGCTCTGTCATGGAGGAGTATGGTTACGAAGTGGGCAAAGTCATTGGCAATGGCTCCTACGGGACAGTGTATGAGGCTTACTACACAAAGCAGAAGGTCATGGTGGCCGTCAAGATCATCTCGAAGAAGAAGGCCTCTGAGGACTATCTTAACAAGTTCCTGCCCCGTGAGATACAG GTGATGAAGGTCCTGCGGCACAAGTATCTCATCAACTTCTATCAGGCCATCGAAACCACATCCCGGGTCTACATCATTCTGGAGCTGGCTCAGGGTGGTGACGTTCTTGAGTGGATCCAGCGCTACGGGGCCTGCTCTGAGCCCCTTGCTGGAAAGTGGTTCTCCCAGCTGACCCTGGGCATCGCCTACCTGCACAGCAAAGGCATCGTGCACCG CCTTTCTGCTGCTGGTAGGGACTTAAAGTTGGAGAACCTGCTGCTGGACAAGCGGGAGAACGTGAAGATATCGGACTTTGGCTTCGCCAAGATGGTGCCTTCCAACCAGTCTGTGCGGAATAGCCCTTCCTACCGCCAAATGAACTGCTTCAGCCACCTCAGCCAGACCTACTGTGGCAGCTTTGCTTATGCCTGCCCAGAGATCTTGCTAGGCTTGCCCTACAACCCCTTCCTGTCTGACACCTGGAGCATGGGCGTCATCCTCTACACTCTGGTGGTCGCCCGTCTACCCTTTGATGACACCAATCTCAAGAAGCTGCTGAAAGAAACTCAGAAGGAGGTCACTTTTCCACCTAACTATGCCATCTCCCAGGAGTGCAAG AACCTGATCCTCCAGACGCTACGCCAAGCCCCCAAGCGTGCCACCATCCTGGACATCATCAAGGATCCCTGGGTGCTGAAGTTCCAGCCTGAGCAACCCACCCATGAGATCAGGCTACTCGAGGCCATGTGCCAGCCCCCCAGCACCACTAATCGTCACCAGTCCTTGGAAATCAGTACCTGA
- the MDP1 gene encoding magnesium-dependent phosphatase 1 isoform X4 produces MARLPKLAVFDLDYTLWPFWVDTHVDPPFHKSSDGTVRDRRGQSIQLYPEVPEVLERLRGLGVPIAAASRTGEVEGANQLLELFDLVRYFVHREIYPGSKVTHFERLQRKTGVPFSQMIFFDDEKRNIVDVLPAFMSSME; encoded by the exons ATGGCGCGACTCCCCAAACTCGCAGTCTTCGATCTAG ATTACACGCTCTGGCCGTTCTGGGTGGACACGCACGTAGACCCCCCGTTCCACAAGAGCAG TGACGGAACTGTACGAGATAGGCGGGGCCAGAGCATCCAACTGTACCCTGAGGTGCCTGAGGTCCTGGAACGATTGCGGGGCCTGGGAGTACCCATCGCGGCCGCTTCACG GACAGGTGAGGTTGAAGGAGCCAACCAGCTGCTGGAGCTCTTTGACCTTGTCAGATACTTTGTTCATCGGGAAATCTATCCAGGCAGCAAAGTCACGCACTTTGAGAG GTTGCAGCGGAAGACTGGAGTTCCTTTCTCTCAGATGATCTTCTTTGATGATGAGAAGAGGAACATCGTAGAT gTGTTACCTGCATTCATGTCCAGCATGGAATGA
- the TM9SF1 gene encoding transmembrane 9 superfamily member 1: protein MTVLGHPRSWSCRWWPLLLLLLLTGREPGVEGVTHYKAGDPVILYVNKVGPYHNPQETYHYYQLPVCCPEKIRHKSLSLGEVLDGDRMAESLYEIRFRENVEKRVLCHMQLSSAQVEQLRQAIEELYYFEFVVDDLPIRGFVGYMEESGFLPHSHKIGLWTHLDFHLEFHGDRIIFANVSVRDVKPHSLDGLRPDEFLGLTHTYSVRWSETSVERRSDRRRGDDGGFFPRTLEIHWLSIINSMVLVFLLVGFVAVILMRVLRNDLARYNLDEETTSAGSGDDFDQSDNGWKIIHTDVFRFPPYRGLLCAVLGVGAQFLALGTGIIVMALLGMFNVHRHGAINSAAILLYALTCCISGYVSSHFYRQIGGERWVWNIILTTSLFSVPFFLTWSVVNSVHWANGSTQALPATTILLLLTVWLLVGFPLTVIGGIFGKNNASPFDAPCRTKNIAREIPPQPWYKSTLIHMTVGGFLPFSAISVELYYIFATVWGREQYTLYGILFFVFAILLSVGACISIALTYFQLSGEDYRWWWRSVLSVGSTGLFIFLYSVFYYARRSNMSGTVQTVEFFGYSLLTGYVFFLMLGTISFFSSLKFIRYIYVNLKMD, encoded by the exons ATGACAGTCCTAGGGCACCCTCGAAGTTGGAGCTGCCGGTGGTGgccgctcctgctgctgctgctgctcacagGCCGTGAGCCAGGGGTGGAAGGTGTGACACACTACAAGGCCGGCGACCCCGTCATTCTGTATGTCAACAAAGTGGGACCTTACCATAATCCTCAGGAGACTTACCACTACTATCAGCTTCCAGTCTGTTGCCCTGAGAAGATACGCCACAAAAGCCTCAGCCTGGGCGAAGTGCTGGATGGGGACCGAATGGCAGAGTCTCTGTACGAGATCCGCTTTCGGGAGAATGTGGAGAAGAGAGTTCTGTGCCACATGCAGCTCAGTTCCGCACAG GTGGAACAGCTACGCCAGGCCATTGAGGAACTATATTACTTTGAATTTGTGGTGGACGACTTGCCAATCCGTGGCTTTGTGGGCTACATGGAGGAGAGTGGCTTCCTGCCTCACAGCCACAAGATAGGACTCTGGACCCATTTGGACTTCCATCTAGAATTCCATGGAGATCGAATTATATTTGCCAATGTCTCAGTGCGGGACGTCAAGCCCCACAGTTTAGATGGGCTACGGCCTGATGAGTTTCTAGGCCTCACCCACACCTACAGTGTGCGCTGGTCTGAGACATCAGTTGAGCGTCGGAGTGACAGGCGccgtggtgatgatggtggtttcTTTCCCCGAACACTGGAAATCCATTGgttgtccatcatcaattccatGGTGCTTGTGTTTTTACTGGTGGGTTTTGTGGCTGTTATTCTCATGCGTGTGCTTCGAAATGACCTGGCTCGGTACAACTTAGATGAAGAGACAACCTCTGCAGGTTCTGGTGATGACTTTGACCAAAGTGACAATGGCTGGAAAATTATCCATACAGATGTCTTCCGCTTCCCTCCATACCGTGGtctgctctgtgctgtgcttggtgtAGGTGCCCAGTTCCTGGCCCTTGGCACTG GCATTATTGTCATGGCGCTGTTGGGCATGTTCAACGTGCACCGTCATGGGGCTATTAATTCAGCAGCCATCTTGTTGTATGCCCTGACTTGCTGCATCTCTGGCTACGTGTCCAGCCACTTCTACCGGCAGATTGGAGGCGAGCGCTGGGTGTGGAACATCATTCTCACCACCAGTCTCTTCTCTG TGCCTTTCTTCCTGACGTGGAGTGTGGTGAACTCCGTGCATTGGGCCAATGGTTCAACACAGGCTCTGCCAGCCACTACCATCCTTCTGCTTCTAACGGTTTGGCTGCTGGTGGGCTTTCCCCTCACTGTCATTGGAGGCATCTTCGGGAAGAACAACGCTAGCCCCTTTGATGCACCTTGTCGCACCAAGAACATCGCCCGGGAAATCCCGCCCCAGCCCTGGTACAAGTCTACGCTCATCCACATGACTGTTGGTGGCTTCCTACCTTTCAG tGCCATCTCTGTGGAGCTGTACTACATCTTTGCCACAGTATGGGGTCGGGAGCAGTACACTTTGTACGGCATCCTCTTCTTCGTCTTCGCCATCCTGTTGAGTGTGGGGGCTTGCATCTCCATCGCACTCACCTACTTCCAGTTGTCTGGAGAGGATTACCGCTGGTGGTGGCGATCTGTGCTGAGTGTTGGCTCCACTGGGCTCTTCATCTTCCTCTACTCAGTTTTCTATTATGCCCGTCGCTCCAACATGTCAGGGACGGTACAGACAGTAGAGTTCTTTGGCTACTCCTTACTCACTGGATACGTCTTCTTCCTCATGCTGGGCAccatctcctttttttcttccctaaagTTCATCCGTTATATCTATGTTAACCTCAAGATGGACTGA
- the MDP1 gene encoding magnesium-dependent phosphatase 1 isoform X2, with protein sequence MARLPKLAVFDLDYTLWPFWVDTHVDPPFHKSSDGTVRDRRGQSIQLYPEVPEVLERLRGLGVPIAAASRTGEVEGANQLLELFDLVRYFVHREIYPGSKVTHFERLQRKTGVPFSQMIFFDDEKRNIVDVSKLGVTCIHVQHGMSLQTLTQGLDAFTKAQAGL encoded by the exons ATGGCGCGACTCCCCAAACTCGCAGTCTTCGATCTAG ATTACACGCTCTGGCCGTTCTGGGTGGACACGCACGTAGACCCCCCGTTCCACAAGAGCAG TGACGGAACTGTACGAGATAGGCGGGGCCAGAGCATCCAACTGTACCCTGAGGTGCCTGAGGTCCTGGAACGATTGCGGGGCCTGGGAGTACCCATCGCGGCCGCTTCACG GACAGGTGAGGTTGAAGGAGCCAACCAGCTGCTGGAGCTCTTTGACCTTGTCAGATACTTTGTTCATCGGGAAATCTATCCAGGCAGCAAAGTCACGCACTTTGAGAG GTTGCAGCGGAAGACTGGAGTTCCTTTCTCTCAGATGATCTTCTTTGATGATGAGAAGAGGAACATCGTAGATGTCAGCAAATTGG gTGTTACCTGCATTCATGTCCAGCATGGAATGAGCCTTCAAACCCTAACTCAAGGATTAGATGCATTCACAAAGGCCCAAGCTGGACTCTGA
- the TSSK4 gene encoding testis-specific serine/threonine-protein kinase 4 isoform X4, whose amino-acid sequence MLQQKIGEVMKVLRHKYLINFYQAIETTSRVYIILELAQGGDVLEWIQRYGACSEPLAGKWFSQLTLGIAYLHSKGIVHRLSAAGRDLKLENLLLDKRENVKISDFGFAKMVPSNQSVRNSPSYRQMNCFSHLSQTYCGSFAYACPEILLGLPYNPFLSDTWSMGVILYTLVVARLPFDDTNLKKLLKETQKEVTFPPNYAISQECKNLILQTLRQAPKRATILDIIKDPWVLKFQPEQPTHEIRLLEAMCQPPSTTNRHQSLEIST is encoded by the exons ATGTTACAACAGAAAATTGGAGAG GTGATGAAGGTCCTGCGGCACAAGTATCTCATCAACTTCTATCAGGCCATCGAAACCACATCCCGGGTCTACATCATTCTGGAGCTGGCTCAGGGTGGTGACGTTCTTGAGTGGATCCAGCGCTACGGGGCCTGCTCTGAGCCCCTTGCTGGAAAGTGGTTCTCCCAGCTGACCCTGGGCATCGCCTACCTGCACAGCAAAGGCATCGTGCACCG CCTTTCTGCTGCTGGTAGGGACTTAAAGTTGGAGAACCTGCTGCTGGACAAGCGGGAGAACGTGAAGATATCGGACTTTGGCTTCGCCAAGATGGTGCCTTCCAACCAGTCTGTGCGGAATAGCCCTTCCTACCGCCAAATGAACTGCTTCAGCCACCTCAGCCAGACCTACTGTGGCAGCTTTGCTTATGCCTGCCCAGAGATCTTGCTAGGCTTGCCCTACAACCCCTTCCTGTCTGACACCTGGAGCATGGGCGTCATCCTCTACACTCTGGTGGTCGCCCGTCTACCCTTTGATGACACCAATCTCAAGAAGCTGCTGAAAGAAACTCAGAAGGAGGTCACTTTTCCACCTAACTATGCCATCTCCCAGGAGTGCAAG AACCTGATCCTCCAGACGCTACGCCAAGCCCCCAAGCGTGCCACCATCCTGGACATCATCAAGGATCCCTGGGTGCTGAAGTTCCAGCCTGAGCAACCCACCCATGAGATCAGGCTACTCGAGGCCATGTGCCAGCCCCCCAGCACCACTAATCGTCACCAGTCCTTGGAAATCAGTACCTGA
- the TSSK4 gene encoding testis-specific serine/threonine-protein kinase 4 isoform X3, translating to MGKGDMEAPPTSAYRSVMEEYGYEVGKVIGNGSYGTVYEAYYTKQKVMVAVKIISKKKASEDYLNKFLPREIQVMKVLRHKYLINFYQAIETTSRVYIILELAQGGDVLEWIQRYGACSEPLAGKWFSQLTLGIAYLHSKGIVHRLSAAGRDLKLENLLLDKRENVKISDFGFAKMVPSNQSVRNSPSYRQMNCFSHLSQTYCGSFAYACPEILLGLPYNPFLSDTWSMGVILYTLVVARLPFDDTNLKKLLKETQKEVTFPPNYAISQECKVQLLIACVAQ from the exons ATGGGGAAGGGAGACATGGAAGCACCACCCACCTCGGCCTACCGCTCTGTCATGGAGGAGTATGGTTACGAAGTGGGCAAAGTCATTGGCAATGGCTCCTACGGGACAGTGTATGAGGCTTACTACACAAAGCAGAAGGTCATGGTGGCCGTCAAGATCATCTCGAAGAAGAAGGCCTCTGAGGACTATCTTAACAAGTTCCTGCCCCGTGAGATACAG GTGATGAAGGTCCTGCGGCACAAGTATCTCATCAACTTCTATCAGGCCATCGAAACCACATCCCGGGTCTACATCATTCTGGAGCTGGCTCAGGGTGGTGACGTTCTTGAGTGGATCCAGCGCTACGGGGCCTGCTCTGAGCCCCTTGCTGGAAAGTGGTTCTCCCAGCTGACCCTGGGCATCGCCTACCTGCACAGCAAAGGCATCGTGCACCG CCTTTCTGCTGCTGGTAGGGACTTAAAGTTGGAGAACCTGCTGCTGGACAAGCGGGAGAACGTGAAGATATCGGACTTTGGCTTCGCCAAGATGGTGCCTTCCAACCAGTCTGTGCGGAATAGCCCTTCCTACCGCCAAATGAACTGCTTCAGCCACCTCAGCCAGACCTACTGTGGCAGCTTTGCTTATGCCTGCCCAGAGATCTTGCTAGGCTTGCCCTACAACCCCTTCCTGTCTGACACCTGGAGCATGGGCGTCATCCTCTACACTCTGGTGGTCGCCCGTCTACCCTTTGATGACACCAATCTCAAGAAGCTGCTGAAAGAAACTCAGAAGGAGGTCACTTTTCCACCTAACTATGCCATCTCCCAGGAGTGCAAG GTCCAGCTGCTCATTGCCTGTGTGGCACAGTAG
- the MDP1 gene encoding magnesium-dependent phosphatase 1 isoform X1: protein MARLPKLAVFDLDYTLWPFWVDTHVDPPFHKSSDGTVRDRRGQSIQLYPEVPEVLERLRGLGVPIAAASRTGEVEGANQLLELFDLVRYFVHREIYPGSKVTHFERLQRKTGVPFSQMIFFDDEKRNIVDVSKLGTKWCYLHSCPAWNEPSNPNSRIRCIHKGPSWTLRSSHLRHRTERKSGGHFQVHL, encoded by the exons ATGGCGCGACTCCCCAAACTCGCAGTCTTCGATCTAG ATTACACGCTCTGGCCGTTCTGGGTGGACACGCACGTAGACCCCCCGTTCCACAAGAGCAG TGACGGAACTGTACGAGATAGGCGGGGCCAGAGCATCCAACTGTACCCTGAGGTGCCTGAGGTCCTGGAACGATTGCGGGGCCTGGGAGTACCCATCGCGGCCGCTTCACG GACAGGTGAGGTTGAAGGAGCCAACCAGCTGCTGGAGCTCTTTGACCTTGTCAGATACTTTGTTCATCGGGAAATCTATCCAGGCAGCAAAGTCACGCACTTTGAGAG GTTGCAGCGGAAGACTGGAGTTCCTTTCTCTCAGATGATCTTCTTTGATGATGAGAAGAGGAACATCGTAGATGTCAGCAAATTGGGTACTAAGTG gTGTTACCTGCATTCATGTCCAGCATGGAATGAGCCTTCAAACCCTAACTCAAGGATTAGATGCATTCACAAAGGCCCAAGCTGGACTCTGAGGTCCAGTCATTTGAGGCacagaactgaaaggaaatcaggaGGGCATTTTCAGGTGCATTTGTAA
- the CHMP4A gene encoding charged multivesicular body protein 4a — translation MSGLGRLFGRGKKEKGPTPEEAIQKLKETEKILIKKQEFLEQKIEQELQAAKKHGTKNKRAALQALRRKKRLEQQLAQTDGTLSTLEFQREAIENATTNAEVLRTMELAAQGLKKAYQDMDIDKVDELMADITEQQEVAQQISDAISRPVGFGDDVDEDELLEELEELEQEELARELLHVGDEEEEPPVALPSAPSTHLPAEPAPKADEDEAELKQLAEWVS, via the exons ATGAGTGGGCTTGGCCGGCTGTTCGGGAGGG gaaagaaggagaaggggccaacccCTGAAGAGGCAATACAGAAACTGAAGGAGACGGAGAAGATATTGATCAAGAAACAGGAATTTCTGGAGCAGAAGATTGAACAGGAGCTACAAGCTGCCAAGAAGCATGGGACCAAGAACAAGAGAG CTGCCCTACAGGCTTTGCGGAGGAAGAAAAGGTTGGAACAGCAGCTGGCACAAACCGACGGGACATTATCCACCCTGGAATTTCAGCGTGAGGCCATTGAGAATGCCACCACCAATGCAGAAGTGCTTCGTACCATGGAGCTTGCTGCCCAAGGCTTGAAGAAGGCCTACCAGGACAT GGACATTGACAAGGTGGATGAACTGATGGCTGACATCACAGAACAACAGGAGGTGGCCCAGCAGATCTCAGATGCCATTTCTCGGCCTGTGGGCTTTGGAGATGACGTGGATGAG GATGAACTGTTGGAGGAGCTAGAGGAGCTGGAGCAGGAGGAATTGGCCCGAGAGTTGTTACACGTGGGTGACGAGGAGGAGGAGCCCCCGGTCGCACTGCCCAGTGCACCCTCTACACATCTGCCTGCGGAGCCAG CTCCCAAAGCGGATGAAGATGAAGCGGAACTAAAGCAGCTGGCTGAGTGGGTGTCCTGA
- the NEDD8 gene encoding NEDD8 produces MLIKVKTLTGKEIEIDIEPTDKVERIKERVEEKEGIPPQQQRLIYSGKQMNDEKTAADYKILGGSVLHLVLALRGGGGLRQ; encoded by the exons ACGCTGACCGGAaaggagattgagattgacattgAACCCACGGACAAG GTGGAACGAATTAAGGAGCGTgtggaggagaaagagggaatTCCACCACAGCAGCAGCGGCTCATCTACAGTGGCAAACAGAT GAATGATGAGAAGACAGCAGCTGATTACAAGATATTAGGTGGTTCAGTCCTCCATCTGGTGTTGGCTCTGAGAGGAGGAGGTGGTCTTAGGCAGTGA